Proteins found in one Campylobacter lari genomic segment:
- the rplS gene encoding 50S ribosomal protein L19, with protein sequence MKNKYIEQFEQKQIEGKNVPEFRAGDTLRLAIRIKEGDKTRIQNFEGICIARRGNGVDETFIVRKIGANNVGVERIFPIYSESLESITVLRRGRVRRARLFYLRDRRGKAARIKELKK encoded by the coding sequence AAATACATTGAGCAATTTGAGCAAAAACAAATTGAAGGTAAAAATGTTCCAGAATTTCGTGCTGGAGATACTTTAAGACTTGCTATTCGTATTAAAGAAGGCGATAAAACAAGAATTCAAAATTTTGAAGGTATTTGTATAGCACGTAGAGGAAATGGTGTAGATGAAACTTTCATCGTACGTAAAATCGGCGCTAATAATGTAGGCGTTGAAAGAATTTTCCCTATTTATAGTGAAAGTTTAGAAAGTATTACAGTATTGAGAAGAGGTCGTGTACGCCGTGCTAGATTATTCTATCTAAGAGATAGAAGAGGTAAAGCCGCTCGTATTAAAGAACTTAAAAAATAA
- a CDS encoding cupin domain-containing protein encodes MKFRTQIYETISWEQEIQNGINISNKIENAYAKEICITMSKDSFMKDHKAPFDITIQVLKGSIDFGVLNQQILLKALDSISLKAHEIHNLLALEDSIVRLTLYKQDSLERVESVLKS; translated from the coding sequence GTGAAATTTAGAACTCAAATATATGAAACAATTTCTTGGGAACAAGAAATTCAAAATGGCATAAATATATCTAATAAAATAGAAAATGCTTATGCTAAAGAAATCTGCATAACTATGTCAAAAGATAGCTTTATGAAAGATCATAAAGCACCTTTTGATATTACCATACAAGTGTTAAAAGGCTCCATTGATTTTGGAGTTTTAAATCAACAAATTCTACTTAAAGCACTAGATAGTATAAGTTTAAAAGCTCATGAAATCCATAATCTTTTAGCGCTAGAAGATTCTATAGTGCGCTTAACTTTATATAAGCAAGATAGTCTTGAACGCGTTGAAAGTGTTTTGAAATCTTAA
- a CDS encoding Spx/MgsR family RNA polymerase-binding regulatory protein translates to MLKFYGIKNCNSVKKAMDYLNSKQIEFEFLDIKKLDEETLDFWLSKRSVLELVNTAGMSARKLGLNKEKLQNLSQDEIKVMILQNPTLIKRPLIVKDDEVFIAKEYESF, encoded by the coding sequence ATGTTAAAATTTTATGGTATTAAAAATTGTAATAGTGTTAAAAAAGCTATGGATTATTTAAATTCTAAGCAAATTGAATTTGAATTTTTAGACATTAAAAAGCTAGATGAGGAGACTTTAGATTTTTGGCTTAGTAAAAGGAGTGTTTTAGAGCTTGTAAATACAGCGGGTATGAGTGCTAGAAAATTAGGGTTAAATAAAGAAAAACTCCAAAATTTAAGCCAAGATGAGATTAAAGTGATGATTTTACAAAATCCAACGCTTATAAAACGCCCATTAATTGTAAAAGATGATGAAGTTTTTATAGCTAAAGAATATGAAAGTTTTTAA
- a CDS encoding class II 3-deoxy-7-phosphoheptulonate synthase produces the protein MKWTKNSWKNYKIQQQPQYPDENELQNVVKKLEKLPPLVFAGEVDKLKKSLANVVNSQAFLLQGGDCAESFVNFGADNIRDMFKVMLQMAIVLTFAGSCPIVKVGRVAGQFAKPRSSDFEEVDGVKLPSYRGDIINGFEFNEKSRIADPKRMLEAYYQSATTLNLLRAFSRGGLADLRVVHKWNLGFLKKAELGRKYDELSEKITQALAFMQACGITDTPNLSQTAFYTSHEALLLPYEEALTRVDSLSGEIYDCSAHMLWIGERTRKIDEAHVHFLSGVKNPLGVKISANYNSDEIKKLVSILNPHNEAGRLNFIIRMGCDKIKNSLPKLFKELKQEGFNILYSIDPMHANTVKSGNFKTREFDKIIQEVRAFFEIAMSEGVYPGGVHLEMTGQNVTECVGGSLNITQEELSKRYETQCDPRLNADQALELAFIIADLVKKARKC, from the coding sequence ATGAAATGGACTAAAAATTCTTGGAAAAATTATAAAATTCAGCAACAACCACAATATCCTGATGAAAATGAATTGCAAAATGTTGTTAAAAAATTAGAAAAATTACCACCGCTTGTTTTTGCAGGTGAGGTGGATAAATTAAAAAAATCCCTTGCTAATGTTGTAAATTCTCAAGCATTTTTACTTCAAGGAGGAGATTGTGCGGAGAGTTTTGTAAATTTTGGCGCTGATAATATAAGAGATATGTTTAAAGTTATGCTTCAAATGGCTATAGTGCTTACTTTTGCAGGATCTTGCCCTATAGTTAAAGTAGGGCGCGTTGCAGGACAATTTGCAAAGCCAAGAAGTAGTGATTTTGAAGAGGTAGATGGGGTAAAACTTCCAAGTTATCGTGGGGATATTATCAATGGTTTTGAGTTTAATGAAAAATCAAGAATAGCTGATCCTAAAAGAATGCTAGAAGCGTATTATCAAAGTGCTACAACTTTAAATTTATTAAGAGCTTTTTCAAGAGGTGGTTTAGCGGATTTAAGAGTAGTGCATAAGTGGAATTTGGGTTTTTTAAAAAAAGCAGAGCTTGGGAGAAAATATGATGAACTTAGTGAAAAAATCACTCAAGCCTTAGCCTTTATGCAAGCTTGTGGCATCACCGATACTCCAAATCTTTCTCAAACAGCCTTTTATACTTCTCACGAAGCCTTGCTTTTGCCTTATGAAGAAGCTTTAACTAGGGTAGATAGCTTAAGCGGAGAAATTTATGATTGTTCGGCACATATGCTTTGGATAGGTGAGCGCACTAGAAAAATAGATGAGGCACATGTACATTTTTTAAGTGGAGTAAAAAATCCTTTGGGTGTAAAAATTAGTGCTAATTATAATTCAGATGAGATTAAAAAGTTAGTAAGTATTTTAAATCCGCATAATGAAGCAGGAAGATTAAATTTCATCATTCGTATGGGATGTGATAAGATAAAAAATTCCTTGCCAAAATTATTTAAAGAGTTAAAACAAGAAGGATTTAATATACTTTATAGCATAGATCCTATGCATGCAAATACGGTTAAATCGGGTAATTTTAAAACAAGAGAATTTGATAAAATCATCCAAGAAGTGCGTGCATTTTTTGAAATAGCTATGAGTGAGGGAGTATATCCTGGTGGGGTACATTTGGAAATGACAGGGCAAAATGTAACAGAATGTGTGGGAGGTTCTTTAAATATCACTCAAGAAGAACTTTCTAAACGCTATGAAACACAATGTGATCCAAGATTAAATGCTGATCAAGCTTTAGAATTAGCATTTATCATAGCAGACTTAGTTAAAAAGGCAAGAAAATGTTAA